The Corynebacterium freiburgense region GTTCTGCAATTATTTTCTCTGCAGTAAGGTCACCTTCATCACCATCGAGTAGGTGATCACCAAGATTGTCGCCACCGGCAAGATTAATAAGCTCGCCAAGGTTTGATTCTTTTACTGTTGCACAACAGTCTTTAAGCCCAGCCGCGCGCCATAAAAATGTCTTTGGACGTTTTTCTGCCTTTGCAGCACCTTCGCGAATGGTATCGACTGTCTTTTGCCAGTCTTCATTGAATTTTTTCGCTTGGTCTTCTTTATTAAATAACGCACCAAGCAATTCCATTGATTTTGTTGTGTTTTCCAATGGGTGCTGCCGGAAATCCGTCACCACAAATTTCAGCCCTGCGGCTTCCATTTTCTCCACCATGCCCGTTGTGGATATCGATTCATAATGGTCTGCGGTTATCACAACTACATCGGGCTCAAAGGAAACTAGATTTTCTACCGTCACATCCCCTTTAGAAAGACTGCCGATCTCCGGAACATCTTTCGTTTCAGGTACCGCTTCGATCAAATTTTTGTGGTACGTGGGGGCCGCCGTCGCCAAATCACTACCGAGGGCCACCACCTTATCCAGCGGATTATTTTTATCCAGAATCGATGTTGCAAACACTCCGCGCCCCTCCCCGAGCACCACCCGTTCAGGGTGCTTCTCAAAGGAAACTTCCCGCCCCAACACATCTGTAACCGTTACGCTACCAGTGCTTTTCGACGCCCCCTCACTCGCCGTTGTACTTCCCCCGCCAGTTGTCCCTGATTGCGGTGCGCTACACGCACTCAGTGTTAAACATGCCAAAACTATGGCAGTAGCGGTTCTTTTTAACATGGCTGCCCTTCATTAGTTTGAATCCGAGATCAATCTTTCGATTGGCCAAAATAAATACTAATAAGGCTAGCCTTTCCTGACAAGAGTTTTTTCCCAAATAAATAAACCCTGCAGCAAAACTGCAGGGCACCTGTATTAGAAACTGCTATACACAGCAGCCAATCCACTCCGAGAATTTCTTTCCAGAAATCCTTTCATACGCCTCAATATAGCGTTCCCTCGTAGCCTCGATTACCGATCCAGGCAGCGGAGGTGGCGGCATCGCACTACATTTCTCCCATCCCGATTTTGAACTCATCAACCAGTTCCGAACGTACTGTTTATCAAAACTTGGTTGAACTTTCCCCTCAACATACCCCTCAGCTGGCCAGTACCGAGACGAATCAGGCGTAAGCACCTCATCTGCCAAAACCAATTTGCCTTCTTCATCGATCCCAAATTCAAATTTGGTATCCGCGAGAATCAGCCCCTTTTCCAAGGCCAGCTCAGCAGCCTTCGAATAAATCTCCAATGTTGCTTTACGTAGTTCTTCCGCGCGAGCTTCGCCAAGTTTTTCCACTACAGCATCGAAGCTCACGTTTTCATCATGATCGCCAAGATCGGCTTTCGTGGCTGGAGTAAAAATCGGCTCCGGTAACCGCGATGCTTCCCGCAACCCTTCCGGCAGCTTTACCCCACACACTTCCCCGGTCTCTTTGTACTCAGCCAACGCAGATCCAGTGAGATACCCACGGGCAACACATTCAAATGGAACCATGTTGAGCTTTTTGCAAACTAAAGCCCTACCCAATACTTCATCAGGGATCCGCGGATCATCCAGTGGACCCGCCAAATGATTAGGGAAATCAATAGCATCAAAAAAGAACATGCTCATTGCGGTAAGAACCCGGCCTTTATCCGGGATCTCCGTCTCCAATATGTGATCAAAAGCCGAGATGCGATCCGAAACCACCATTAATAGGGTTTCATCATCGATTTCGTAAATCTCGCGAACCTTACCTGCAGAAAGGTGGTTATACGAGGACAGTTCTGGACGCATAGCAAATGATTCTAGTCCTCCCCTTCCCTCAATGTCATTTGGTAGCAATCACAACCATAAAAACCCATTCATCAGCACATCAGCCACAAAAACCACACAACACACACAGCCCCTCAACAGCATCAATAACCAAGGAAAACGCACCCACAAAGCAGACTCTTCATACTGTCCAGCACCCCTTTAGGAGGGTACCCCTTTCTCAATTACGAGCCCCTGCTCCCCCACCCAAGCCGAACCCCTCCCTAAAGCCCAAGCAGACATCAGCTACAACGAACAACACCAACCCATTGAAATCACTTTCAATTGAGTTCTCTACCTTAAATGTGAGGCAACGCAGACGGCTCTTCAGAAAACATCATTAGAATGGCCCAAATTTAAGTAACCTTGGACCGAAAGACCCCGAAAGGCCTGGCCGGTCTGCGCGAGCCCCAAGAATGGCACGGGAATGCCCGGGAATGCCCGGGAAAGGCAGATTTGTGTTGTGGGCTTCTGGTCTTGTGGTGTGAGCTGGGGAAATGCGGTGGTGGGTTGTGGGTGATGTGAAATCTGCCTTGTTGGGTGGTGGGGTGTGTCAGATCTGCCTGATATTTTGGGCTGGTGGGCTGAAAAACCAGGGCTTTCCGAGTATTTGAGTTGGTTTCCTGGGTGAGTTGGCTGGCTTTCCGAGCCTTCGAGCCGCATTCCCTGCGGTTTGATAGGCTCACCCTATTGAACTAGATATGTTTTCATCCCTACTGTCGCAGATTCCATAAAATCGCCTGAAAAAATGGAATTTGCGACAGCAAGCAACATTGCACACAATCGTTGACCTGGGGTTTGTCGCAGATTCCATAAAAACAGCGAAAAAAATGGAATTCGTGACAGGTTCCCTACCTATCGTGTCGCAGATTCCATAAAAACAGCCGAAAAAATGGAATCTGTGACAACACGCCCAACCAGCGCCCAACCAGCGCCCAAAAAGACCAGGTCACCAGCCGCGCACAACCAAACCAACAGACACAACGGCTCCTAAAGCCAAGTGGTTTTTAACCAAGGCCCCAGTGGGAAGGCCCCAGGTGCCAAACCCTCAAGGGCAAAGCTAAATCTTCCCCAGCCCCAAAGGACCCCCAGCCCCAAAGGACCCCCAGCCCCAAAGGACCCCAGGTTTAAAGGATTTCGCCTGGTTTGTATTGTGCGGCCTCGGGGTGCCGGTATACGAGTTCTTGGATTCGGACTATTACTCGGGAGACTTGCGATTCTGCTGCACCGATAAATGCGTGGCGGTCTTCCAGGGCTTCTTGGAGTTGGCTTTCGGTAAGGGGCATTCGACTGTCTGCGGCAAGACGCTGGATTAGGTCTTGTTCGCCTCCTTGTTCGCGCATATTTAGGGCCACGGCTACGGCGTGTTCTTTAATGATTTCGTGCGCGGTTTCGCGGCCAAGGCCAGCGCGGACTGCTTCCATTAGGATGCGGGTGGTGGCTAGGAATGGGAGGTAGCGTTCAAGTTCTCGGCTGATCATTGCGGGGAATGCACCGAATTCTTCTAGCACTGTTAAGAATGTTTCAAACATTCCATCAATTGCAAAGAAAGCGTCTGGGAGGGCCACTCGGCGTACCACCGAGCAGAATACGTCACCTTCATTCCATTGTTGGCCGGAGAGATCAGCAAGCATGGTCAGGTAGCCACGTAACACCACTTGCAGTCCGCCGACTCGTTCACATGAGCGGGCGTTCATTTTATGGGGCATGGCGGACGAGCCAACTTGGCCTTCTTTAAATCCTTCGGTCACAATTTCATTGCCAGCCATCAGTCTAATTGTGGTGGCGAGGGAAGAAGGGCCCGCACCGAGCTGGACAAGCGCGGACACGGCGTCGAAATCCAGTGAACGTGGATACACTTGCCCTACTGAATCAAATACCCGAAGGAAGCCGAGGTGATCGGCGATGCGGGTCTCCAAAGAGGCGAGTTTCATTT contains the following coding sequences:
- a CDS encoding ABC transporter substrate-binding protein, with the protein product MLKRTATAIVLACLTLSACSAPQSGTTGGGSTTASEGASKSTGSVTVTDVLGREVSFEKHPERVVLGEGRGVFATSILDKNNPLDKVVALGSDLATAAPTYHKNLIEAVPETKDVPEIGSLSKGDVTVENLVSFEPDVVVITADHYESISTTGMVEKMEAAGLKFVVTDFRQHPLENTTKSMELLGALFNKEDQAKKFNEDWQKTVDTIREGAAKAEKRPKTFLWRAAGLKDCCATVKESNLGELINLAGGDNLGDHLLDGDEGDLTAEKIIAEQPEVIIATGGSWAPDKDKPEVVPHVELGYDTTKDVSEKTLEGLRATPGFDQLNGDLHAVWHQFYDSPFNYLALEQFAMWLQPELFKDLDPEAHLAEAHKEYLPFEASGVFFVSSPKNK
- a CDS encoding phosphoribosylaminoimidazolesuccinocarboxamide synthase translates to MRPELSSYNHLSAGKVREIYEIDDETLLMVVSDRISAFDHILETEIPDKGRVLTAMSMFFFDAIDFPNHLAGPLDDPRIPDEVLGRALVCKKLNMVPFECVARGYLTGSALAEYKETGEVCGVKLPEGLREASRLPEPIFTPATKADLGDHDENVSFDAVVEKLGEARAEELRKATLEIYSKAAELALEKGLILADTKFEFGIDEEGKLVLADEVLTPDSSRYWPAEGYVEGKVQPSFDKQYVRNWLMSSKSGWEKCSAMPPPPLPGSVIEATRERYIEAYERISGKKFSEWIGCCV
- the purB gene encoding adenylosuccinate lyase; amino-acid sequence: MKNVAETKKIANVLSNRYASADLNSLWSAESKIILERQLWIAVMKAQKDLGVDIPLEVIDAYEAVIDNVDLDSIAARERITRHDVKARIEEFNELAGHEHIHKGMTSRDLTENVEQLQVVRSLELIRDKAVAVVARIGERAAEYQSIVMAGRSHNVAAQATTLGKRFATAADEMLVGIERVEELLGRYPLRGIKGPMGTSQDMLDLMGGNEMKLASLETRIADHLGFLRVFDSVGQVYPRSLDFDAVSALVQLGAGPSSLATTIRLMAGNEIVTEGFKEGQVGSSAMPHKMNARSCERVGGLQVVLRGYLTMLADLSGQQWNEGDVFCSVVRRVALPDAFFAIDGMFETFLTVLEEFGAFPAMISRELERYLPFLATTRILMEAVRAGLGRETAHEIIKEHAVAVALNMREQGGEQDLIQRLAADSRMPLTESQLQEALEDRHAFIGAAESQVSRVIVRIQELVYRHPEAAQYKPGEIL